The Oceanicaulis alexandrii DSM 11625 DNA segment GACGTGGATTATTGGAAAAACCATAGCGTTCTGACGGAATGCCCATGAAGTTGGTGTCAAAGTCGTTATTGCCGTTAGCGTCGTGAAAGACCTGGATCGCGACCGCGCCCGATGACAGCTCGGCGAGCCGCACGCGCGCCACGCCGTCGTCCACGTCCGCCCAGCCTTGCGCCGACTCGATCTGTTCGTCCCAATCGTCTTCCGAGGCGTAAAGCCCGACCCAGACTCGCCCCTCATTGGTGCGCAGCCCATCAATCGTGATCTCAAGCGCGGCGGCGGCCACGGCGTCCTGGCTTTCCGCCACAGGCATGAAGGCCAAAGCGAACAGTGCGGCGCTCGCGAGAGCAGCGGCTTTGAAGGAACGGTCTTGCATGTCGTCATCTCCCGGTGTCTGGCGATCCGCTCTCCGCCCCTCTGGCGGCGCGGGATCGCCGAAACACCACTGCCCGCCACGTTGAGGGTGGAAAAGCGGCTCTGCGCGATCGGACTGGACCTGTACGTGAGTTGCAGCCACCCTGCCGTTCACGCTTCGCGAACGGGGGATCAAGGCAAGCTCTATGATGCAGACCATCCTGACACTGGCCCGCAATTGCGCTCGACCTGTCGGAATGGTGCTGGGAATCGGCACGTTCCTGGCGGTTCTTGGACCGTTTGGCAGCTATATGTTCGGCTGGCCGATGGTGTGGCTTTACTGGACCGGGTTCGTCGCGCTGGGCGGCCTGATCGGATACGCCGTCGGACACTTCATGCCTCTATGGCTGCCTCAAGCCCCCCGATGGCTCGTCTATGTGGCCAGTGCGATGGTGGTTTCGATTCCGATCACAGCGGCCGTGTCCTGGGTCAATGTCATGGCCAGCGACCAGGGCGCTCCTGTGAATGTCGCGTTTGTCTATGGCCTGGTGCTGGTGATTTCGGGCTTCGTGACCTCGGTCGTCTATGTGGTCGACCGGCTGACCGAGGACGCAGCGGGCGAAGGCGCCCGTCCCGCACAGGCGGGCGCCGCCTTGATCGACAAGCTCCCTGTCAAACTCAAGACCGCCCGGATCCGTTCGATGAGC contains these protein-coding regions:
- a CDS encoding LytTR family DNA-binding domain-containing protein; translated protein: MMQTILTLARNCARPVGMVLGIGTFLAVLGPFGSYMFGWPMVWLYWTGFVALGGLIGYAVGHFMPLWLPQAPRWLVYVASAMVVSIPITAAVSWVNVMASDQGAPVNVAFVYGLVLVISGFVTSVVYVVDRLTEDAAGEGARPAQAGAALIDKLPVKLKTARIRSMSAEDHYLRVRTDRGEALILMRLSDAVAACDGLDGARTHRSWWVARDAVEDIRKSDGRGVLVLKDGVEAPVSRTYYPALRDAGWF
- a CDS encoding DUF2141 domain-containing protein; this translates as MQDRSFKAAALASAALFALAFMPVAESQDAVAAAALEITIDGLRTNEGRVWVGLYASEDDWDEQIESAQGWADVDDGVARVRLAELSSGAVAIQVFHDANGNNDFDTNFMGIPSERYGFSNNPRPKFRGANWDEAVFELSPGETQELTITLHGARG